One region of Callithrix jacchus isolate 240 chromosome 16, calJac240_pri, whole genome shotgun sequence genomic DNA includes:
- the ZNF7 gene encoding zinc finger protein 7 isoform X15, with amino-acid sequence MAGPPRPQSGRKSAGRGAADASGGGPFPAASRVCEPRVVLREGLSARTRGCPPTKSHAGFLVFKPELISRLEQGQEPWVLDLQGAEGTEAPKTFKTGLTGSPLEIPGSWELTTDDSTIRTDNEQACEDMDILKSESSGTMVRISPQDFAQNPGFGDVSDSEVWLGSHLGSPGLRVTGSVFQNNCLNEETVVPKPFTKDTAQGSKELGTSSLVCQPLESQRESAEGTSQRCEGCGRGFRATSDITLHWEINTQKKISRCQECQKKLSDCLQGKHPNNCHGEKPYECAECGKVFRLCSQLNQHQRIHTGEKPFKCIECGKAFRLSSKLIQHQRIHTGEKPYRCEECGKAFGQSSSLIHHQRIHTGERPYGCRECGKAFSQQSQLVRHQRTHTGERPYPCKECGKAFSQSSTLAQHQRMHTGEKSQILRASDSPSLAAHQRIHTVEKPFKCDECGKAFRWISRLSQHQLIHTGEKPYKCNKCTKAFGCSSRLIRHQRTHTGEKPFKCDECGKGFVQGSHLIQHQRIHTGEKPYVCNDCGKAFSQSSSLIYHQRIHKGEKPYECLQCGKAFSMSTQLTIHQRVHTGERPYKCNECGKAFSQNSTLFQHQIIHAGVKPYECSECGKAFSRSSYLIEHQRIHTRAQWFYEYGNALEGSTFVSRKKVSTIKKLHQCDDCEKIFRWRSHLIIHQRIHTGEKPYKCNDCGKAFNRSSRLTQHQKIHIG; translated from the exons CAGGATTCCTGGTTTTCAAGCCTGAGCTGATCTCCCGGCTGGAGCAGGGACAGGAACCATGGGTCCTCGACCTGCAGGGAGCAGAGGGGACAGAGGCACCAAAGACCTTCAAGACAG GACTGACAGGAAGTCCTTTGGAGATCCCTGGAAGCTGGGAACTCACCACCGATG ATTCTACGATTAGGACTGACAATGAGCAGGCCTGTGAGGACATGGACATCCTAAAATCAGAATCCTCTGGGACAATGGTCAGAATCTCTCCACAGGACTTTGCTCAGAATCCTGGCTTTGGAGACGTTTCTGATTCTGAGGTCTGGTTAGGCAGTCATCTGGGCAGTCCTGGACTGAGAGTGACAGGCTCTGTCTTCCAGAATAACTGTTTGAATGAGGAGACTGTGGTTCCCAAGCCCTTCACCAAGGACACTGCCCAGGGAAGTAAGGAGCTGGGAACTAGCAGCCTGGTTTGTCAGCCTCTTGAAAGTCAGAGGGAAAGTGCAGAAGGAACTTCCCAGAGATGCGAGGGATGTGGCAGAGGCTTCAGGGCCACTTCAGACATCACTCTGCATTGGGAAATTAATACACAGAAGAAAATTAGCAGATGTCAGGAATGCCAAAAAAAGTTATCTGACTGCTTGCAGGGGAAACACCCAAATAACTGCCATGGAGAGAAGCCGTACGAATGTGCAGAATGTGGGAAAGTCTTCAGGCTCTGCTCGCAGCTTAATCAGCATCAGAGAATCCACACGGGAGAGAAACCCTTTAAATGCATTGAGTGTGGAAAAGCCTTCCGCCTGAGCTCAAAACTTATTCAGCATCAAAGAATTCACACTGGGGAGAAGCCCTACAGATGTGaggaatgtggaaaagcctttgGTCAGAGCTCAAGCCTCATCCACCATCAGAGAATCCACACAGGAGAGAGGCCCTATGGTTGTCGtgagtgtgggaaagccttcagccAGCAGTCGCAGCTGGTTAGACACCAGAGGACTCACACTGGGGAGAGGCCCTACCCTTGCAAGGAGTGTGGGAAGGCCTTCAGCCAGAGCTCCACTCTAGCCCAGCATCAAAGGATGCATACTGGGGAAAAATCTCAAATTCTGAGAGCCTCAGACAGCCCAAGCCTTGCTGcacatcagagaattcacactgTAGAGAAACCATTTAAGTGTGATGAGTGTGGGAAAGCTTTCAGGTGGATTTCTCGCCTTAGTCAGCATCAACtgattcacactggagagaagccttATAAATGCAACAAGTGTACAAAAGCCTTTGGTTGTAGTTCACGGCTTATTCGCCATCAGAGAActcacactggagaaaaaccaTTTAAATGTGATGAGTGTGGCAAAGGCTTTGTTCAGGGCTCACACCTTATTCAACATCAGCGaatccacactggagagaaaccctatgtgTGTAATGACTGTGGAAAAGCCTTTAGTCAGAGTTCAAGCCTCATTTACCATCAGAGAATCCATaaaggagagaaaccctatgaatgcctccaatgtggaaaagccttcagCATGAGCACACAGCTTACAATACATCAAAGGGTTCACACCGGAGAGAGGCCCTATAAATGTAacgaatgtgggaaagccttcagtcAGAACTCAACCCTTTTCCAACACCAGATAATTCATGCAGGAGTGAAGCCCTATGAGTGCAgtgaatgtggaaaagccttcagCCGGAGCTCATATCTTATTGAACACCAGAGAATACACACTAGGGCCCAGTGGTTTTACGAATATGGGAATGCCCTAGAAGGGTCCACTTTTGTGAGCCGTAAAAAAGTTAGtactataaagaaactgcatcagtgtgatgactgtgagaaaatatttaggTGGCGTTCACATCTAATTAtacatcagagaattcacactgggGAGAAGCCTTATAAATGCAATgactgtggcaaagcttttaatcgGAGCTCAAGGCTTACCCAGCATCAAAAAATTCACATAGGATAG
- the ZNF7 gene encoding zinc finger protein 7 isoform X29, with amino-acid sequence MAGPPRPQSGRKSAGRGAADASGGGPFPAASRVCEPRVVLREAGFLVFKPELISRLEQGQEPWVLDLQGAEGTEAPKTFKTDSTIRTDNEQACEDMDILKSESSGTMVRISPQDFAQNPGFGDVSDSEVWLGSHLGSPGLRVTGSVFQNNCLNEETVVPKPFTKDTAQGSKELGTSSLVCQPLESQRESAEGTSQRCEGCGRGFRATSDITLHWEINTQKKISRCQECQKKLSDCLQGKHPNNCHGEKPYECAECGKVFRLCSQLNQHQRIHTGEKPFKCIECGKAFRLSSKLIQHQRIHTGEKPYRCEECGKAFGQSSSLIHHQRIHTGERPYGCRECGKAFSQQSQLVRHQRTHTGERPYPCKECGKAFSQSSTLAQHQRMHTGEKSQILRASDSPSLAAHQRIHTVEKPFKCDECGKAFRWISRLSQHQLIHTGEKPYKCNKCTKAFGCSSRLIRHQRTHTGEKPFKCDECGKGFVQGSHLIQHQRIHTGEKPYVCNDCGKAFSQSSSLIYHQRIHKGEKPYECLQCGKAFSMSTQLTIHQRVHTGERPYKCNECGKAFSQNSTLFQHQIIHAGVKPYECSECGKAFSRSSYLIEHQRIHTRAQWFYEYGNALEGSTFVSRKKVSTIKKLHQCDDCEKIFRWRSHLIIHQRIHTGEKPYKCNDCGKAFNRSSRLTQHQKIHIG; translated from the exons CAGGATTCCTGGTTTTCAAGCCTGAGCTGATCTCCCGGCTGGAGCAGGGACAGGAACCATGGGTCCTCGACCTGCAGGGAGCAGAGGGGACAGAGGCACCAAAGACCTTCAAGACAG ATTCTACGATTAGGACTGACAATGAGCAGGCCTGTGAGGACATGGACATCCTAAAATCAGAATCCTCTGGGACAATGGTCAGAATCTCTCCACAGGACTTTGCTCAGAATCCTGGCTTTGGAGACGTTTCTGATTCTGAGGTCTGGTTAGGCAGTCATCTGGGCAGTCCTGGACTGAGAGTGACAGGCTCTGTCTTCCAGAATAACTGTTTGAATGAGGAGACTGTGGTTCCCAAGCCCTTCACCAAGGACACTGCCCAGGGAAGTAAGGAGCTGGGAACTAGCAGCCTGGTTTGTCAGCCTCTTGAAAGTCAGAGGGAAAGTGCAGAAGGAACTTCCCAGAGATGCGAGGGATGTGGCAGAGGCTTCAGGGCCACTTCAGACATCACTCTGCATTGGGAAATTAATACACAGAAGAAAATTAGCAGATGTCAGGAATGCCAAAAAAAGTTATCTGACTGCTTGCAGGGGAAACACCCAAATAACTGCCATGGAGAGAAGCCGTACGAATGTGCAGAATGTGGGAAAGTCTTCAGGCTCTGCTCGCAGCTTAATCAGCATCAGAGAATCCACACGGGAGAGAAACCCTTTAAATGCATTGAGTGTGGAAAAGCCTTCCGCCTGAGCTCAAAACTTATTCAGCATCAAAGAATTCACACTGGGGAGAAGCCCTACAGATGTGaggaatgtggaaaagcctttgGTCAGAGCTCAAGCCTCATCCACCATCAGAGAATCCACACAGGAGAGAGGCCCTATGGTTGTCGtgagtgtgggaaagccttcagccAGCAGTCGCAGCTGGTTAGACACCAGAGGACTCACACTGGGGAGAGGCCCTACCCTTGCAAGGAGTGTGGGAAGGCCTTCAGCCAGAGCTCCACTCTAGCCCAGCATCAAAGGATGCATACTGGGGAAAAATCTCAAATTCTGAGAGCCTCAGACAGCCCAAGCCTTGCTGcacatcagagaattcacactgTAGAGAAACCATTTAAGTGTGATGAGTGTGGGAAAGCTTTCAGGTGGATTTCTCGCCTTAGTCAGCATCAACtgattcacactggagagaagccttATAAATGCAACAAGTGTACAAAAGCCTTTGGTTGTAGTTCACGGCTTATTCGCCATCAGAGAActcacactggagaaaaaccaTTTAAATGTGATGAGTGTGGCAAAGGCTTTGTTCAGGGCTCACACCTTATTCAACATCAGCGaatccacactggagagaaaccctatgtgTGTAATGACTGTGGAAAAGCCTTTAGTCAGAGTTCAAGCCTCATTTACCATCAGAGAATCCATaaaggagagaaaccctatgaatgcctccaatgtggaaaagccttcagCATGAGCACACAGCTTACAATACATCAAAGGGTTCACACCGGAGAGAGGCCCTATAAATGTAacgaatgtgggaaagccttcagtcAGAACTCAACCCTTTTCCAACACCAGATAATTCATGCAGGAGTGAAGCCCTATGAGTGCAgtgaatgtggaaaagccttcagCCGGAGCTCATATCTTATTGAACACCAGAGAATACACACTAGGGCCCAGTGGTTTTACGAATATGGGAATGCCCTAGAAGGGTCCACTTTTGTGAGCCGTAAAAAAGTTAGtactataaagaaactgcatcagtgtgatgactgtgagaaaatatttaggTGGCGTTCACATCTAATTAtacatcagagaattcacactgggGAGAAGCCTTATAAATGCAATgactgtggcaaagcttttaatcgGAGCTCAAGGCTTACCCAGCATCAAAAAATTCACATAGGATAG
- the ZNF7 gene encoding zinc finger protein 7 isoform X26: protein MSDYTPGRGSILVAGLSARTRGCPPTKSHAGFLVFKPELISRLEQGQEPWVLDLQGAEGTEAPKTFKTGLTGSPLEIPGSWELTTDDSTIRTDNEQACEDMDILKSESSGTMVRISPQDFAQNPGFGDVSDSEVWLGSHLGSPGLRVTGSVFQNNCLNEETVVPKPFTKDTAQGSKELGTSSLVCQPLESQRESAEGTSQRCEGCGRGFRATSDITLHWEINTQKKISRCQECQKKLSDCLQGKHPNNCHGEKPYECAECGKVFRLCSQLNQHQRIHTGEKPFKCIECGKAFRLSSKLIQHQRIHTGEKPYRCEECGKAFGQSSSLIHHQRIHTGERPYGCRECGKAFSQQSQLVRHQRTHTGERPYPCKECGKAFSQSSTLAQHQRMHTGEKSQILRASDSPSLAAHQRIHTVEKPFKCDECGKAFRWISRLSQHQLIHTGEKPYKCNKCTKAFGCSSRLIRHQRTHTGEKPFKCDECGKGFVQGSHLIQHQRIHTGEKPYVCNDCGKAFSQSSSLIYHQRIHKGEKPYECLQCGKAFSMSTQLTIHQRVHTGERPYKCNECGKAFSQNSTLFQHQIIHAGVKPYECSECGKAFSRSSYLIEHQRIHTRAQWFYEYGNALEGSTFVSRKKVSTIKKLHQCDDCEKIFRWRSHLIIHQRIHTGEKPYKCNDCGKAFNRSSRLTQHQKIHIG, encoded by the exons CAGGATTCCTGGTTTTCAAGCCTGAGCTGATCTCCCGGCTGGAGCAGGGACAGGAACCATGGGTCCTCGACCTGCAGGGAGCAGAGGGGACAGAGGCACCAAAGACCTTCAAGACAG GACTGACAGGAAGTCCTTTGGAGATCCCTGGAAGCTGGGAACTCACCACCGATG ATTCTACGATTAGGACTGACAATGAGCAGGCCTGTGAGGACATGGACATCCTAAAATCAGAATCCTCTGGGACAATGGTCAGAATCTCTCCACAGGACTTTGCTCAGAATCCTGGCTTTGGAGACGTTTCTGATTCTGAGGTCTGGTTAGGCAGTCATCTGGGCAGTCCTGGACTGAGAGTGACAGGCTCTGTCTTCCAGAATAACTGTTTGAATGAGGAGACTGTGGTTCCCAAGCCCTTCACCAAGGACACTGCCCAGGGAAGTAAGGAGCTGGGAACTAGCAGCCTGGTTTGTCAGCCTCTTGAAAGTCAGAGGGAAAGTGCAGAAGGAACTTCCCAGAGATGCGAGGGATGTGGCAGAGGCTTCAGGGCCACTTCAGACATCACTCTGCATTGGGAAATTAATACACAGAAGAAAATTAGCAGATGTCAGGAATGCCAAAAAAAGTTATCTGACTGCTTGCAGGGGAAACACCCAAATAACTGCCATGGAGAGAAGCCGTACGAATGTGCAGAATGTGGGAAAGTCTTCAGGCTCTGCTCGCAGCTTAATCAGCATCAGAGAATCCACACGGGAGAGAAACCCTTTAAATGCATTGAGTGTGGAAAAGCCTTCCGCCTGAGCTCAAAACTTATTCAGCATCAAAGAATTCACACTGGGGAGAAGCCCTACAGATGTGaggaatgtggaaaagcctttgGTCAGAGCTCAAGCCTCATCCACCATCAGAGAATCCACACAGGAGAGAGGCCCTATGGTTGTCGtgagtgtgggaaagccttcagccAGCAGTCGCAGCTGGTTAGACACCAGAGGACTCACACTGGGGAGAGGCCCTACCCTTGCAAGGAGTGTGGGAAGGCCTTCAGCCAGAGCTCCACTCTAGCCCAGCATCAAAGGATGCATACTGGGGAAAAATCTCAAATTCTGAGAGCCTCAGACAGCCCAAGCCTTGCTGcacatcagagaattcacactgTAGAGAAACCATTTAAGTGTGATGAGTGTGGGAAAGCTTTCAGGTGGATTTCTCGCCTTAGTCAGCATCAACtgattcacactggagagaagccttATAAATGCAACAAGTGTACAAAAGCCTTTGGTTGTAGTTCACGGCTTATTCGCCATCAGAGAActcacactggagaaaaaccaTTTAAATGTGATGAGTGTGGCAAAGGCTTTGTTCAGGGCTCACACCTTATTCAACATCAGCGaatccacactggagagaaaccctatgtgTGTAATGACTGTGGAAAAGCCTTTAGTCAGAGTTCAAGCCTCATTTACCATCAGAGAATCCATaaaggagagaaaccctatgaatgcctccaatgtggaaaagccttcagCATGAGCACACAGCTTACAATACATCAAAGGGTTCACACCGGAGAGAGGCCCTATAAATGTAacgaatgtgggaaagccttcagtcAGAACTCAACCCTTTTCCAACACCAGATAATTCATGCAGGAGTGAAGCCCTATGAGTGCAgtgaatgtggaaaagccttcagCCGGAGCTCATATCTTATTGAACACCAGAGAATACACACTAGGGCCCAGTGGTTTTACGAATATGGGAATGCCCTAGAAGGGTCCACTTTTGTGAGCCGTAAAAAAGTTAGtactataaagaaactgcatcagtgtgatgactgtgagaaaatatttaggTGGCGTTCACATCTAATTAtacatcagagaattcacactgggGAGAAGCCTTATAAATGCAATgactgtggcaaagcttttaatcgGAGCTCAAGGCTTACCCAGCATCAAAAAATTCACATAGGATAG
- the ZNF7 gene encoding zinc finger protein 7 isoform X16, protein MGFLGCWCMSFQEVVTFGDVAVHFSREEWQCLDPGQRALYREVMLENHSSVAGLAGFLVFKPELISRLEQGQEPWVLDLQGAEGTEAPKTFKTGLTGSPLEIPGSWELTTDDSTIRTDNEQACEDMDILKSESSGTMVRISPQDFAQNPGFGDVSDSEVWLGSHLGSPGLRVTGSVFQNNCLNEETVVPKPFTKDTAQGSKELGTSSLVCQPLESQRESAEGTSQRCEGCGRGFRATSDITLHWEINTQKKISRCQECQKKLSDCLQGKHPNNCHGEKPYECAECGKVFRLCSQLNQHQRIHTGEKPFKCIECGKAFRLSSKLIQHQRIHTGEKPYRCEECGKAFGQSSSLIHHQRIHTGERPYGCRECGKAFSQQSQLVRHQRTHTGERPYPCKECGKAFSQSSTLAQHQRMHTGEKSQILRASDSPSLAAHQRIHTVEKPFKCDECGKAFRWISRLSQHQLIHTGEKPYKCNKCTKAFGCSSRLIRHQRTHTGEKPFKCDECGKGFVQGSHLIQHQRIHTGEKPYVCNDCGKAFSQSSSLIYHQRIHKGEKPYECLQCGKAFSMSTQLTIHQRVHTGERPYKCNECGKAFSQNSTLFQHQIIHAGVKPYECSECGKAFSRSSYLIEHQRIHTRAQWFYEYGNALEGSTFVSRKKVSTIKKLHQCDDCEKIFRWRSHLIIHQRIHTGEKPYKCNDCGKAFNRSSRLTQHQKIHIG, encoded by the exons CAGGATTCCTGGTTTTCAAGCCTGAGCTGATCTCCCGGCTGGAGCAGGGACAGGAACCATGGGTCCTCGACCTGCAGGGAGCAGAGGGGACAGAGGCACCAAAGACCTTCAAGACAG GACTGACAGGAAGTCCTTTGGAGATCCCTGGAAGCTGGGAACTCACCACCGATG ATTCTACGATTAGGACTGACAATGAGCAGGCCTGTGAGGACATGGACATCCTAAAATCAGAATCCTCTGGGACAATGGTCAGAATCTCTCCACAGGACTTTGCTCAGAATCCTGGCTTTGGAGACGTTTCTGATTCTGAGGTCTGGTTAGGCAGTCATCTGGGCAGTCCTGGACTGAGAGTGACAGGCTCTGTCTTCCAGAATAACTGTTTGAATGAGGAGACTGTGGTTCCCAAGCCCTTCACCAAGGACACTGCCCAGGGAAGTAAGGAGCTGGGAACTAGCAGCCTGGTTTGTCAGCCTCTTGAAAGTCAGAGGGAAAGTGCAGAAGGAACTTCCCAGAGATGCGAGGGATGTGGCAGAGGCTTCAGGGCCACTTCAGACATCACTCTGCATTGGGAAATTAATACACAGAAGAAAATTAGCAGATGTCAGGAATGCCAAAAAAAGTTATCTGACTGCTTGCAGGGGAAACACCCAAATAACTGCCATGGAGAGAAGCCGTACGAATGTGCAGAATGTGGGAAAGTCTTCAGGCTCTGCTCGCAGCTTAATCAGCATCAGAGAATCCACACGGGAGAGAAACCCTTTAAATGCATTGAGTGTGGAAAAGCCTTCCGCCTGAGCTCAAAACTTATTCAGCATCAAAGAATTCACACTGGGGAGAAGCCCTACAGATGTGaggaatgtggaaaagcctttgGTCAGAGCTCAAGCCTCATCCACCATCAGAGAATCCACACAGGAGAGAGGCCCTATGGTTGTCGtgagtgtgggaaagccttcagccAGCAGTCGCAGCTGGTTAGACACCAGAGGACTCACACTGGGGAGAGGCCCTACCCTTGCAAGGAGTGTGGGAAGGCCTTCAGCCAGAGCTCCACTCTAGCCCAGCATCAAAGGATGCATACTGGGGAAAAATCTCAAATTCTGAGAGCCTCAGACAGCCCAAGCCTTGCTGcacatcagagaattcacactgTAGAGAAACCATTTAAGTGTGATGAGTGTGGGAAAGCTTTCAGGTGGATTTCTCGCCTTAGTCAGCATCAACtgattcacactggagagaagccttATAAATGCAACAAGTGTACAAAAGCCTTTGGTTGTAGTTCACGGCTTATTCGCCATCAGAGAActcacactggagaaaaaccaTTTAAATGTGATGAGTGTGGCAAAGGCTTTGTTCAGGGCTCACACCTTATTCAACATCAGCGaatccacactggagagaaaccctatgtgTGTAATGACTGTGGAAAAGCCTTTAGTCAGAGTTCAAGCCTCATTTACCATCAGAGAATCCATaaaggagagaaaccctatgaatgcctccaatgtggaaaagccttcagCATGAGCACACAGCTTACAATACATCAAAGGGTTCACACCGGAGAGAGGCCCTATAAATGTAacgaatgtgggaaagccttcagtcAGAACTCAACCCTTTTCCAACACCAGATAATTCATGCAGGAGTGAAGCCCTATGAGTGCAgtgaatgtggaaaagccttcagCCGGAGCTCATATCTTATTGAACACCAGAGAATACACACTAGGGCCCAGTGGTTTTACGAATATGGGAATGCCCTAGAAGGGTCCACTTTTGTGAGCCGTAAAAAAGTTAGtactataaagaaactgcatcagtgtgatgactgtgagaaaatatttaggTGGCGTTCACATCTAATTAtacatcagagaattcacactgggGAGAAGCCTTATAAATGCAATgactgtggcaaagcttttaatcgGAGCTCAAGGCTTACCCAGCATCAAAAAATTCACATAGGATAG
- the ZNF7 gene encoding zinc finger protein 7 isoform X17, giving the protein MGGSSFGGHCCLGQPPCAGDLGLPPHKPLSGLDAAIRRLFPFRPAGGSAWSGLSARTRGCPPTKSHAGFLVFKPELISRLEQGQEPWVLDLQGAEGTEAPKTFKTDSTIRTDNEQACEDMDILKSESSGTMVRISPQDFAQNPGFGDVSDSEVWLGSHLGSPGLRVTGSVFQNNCLNEETVVPKPFTKDTAQGSKELGTSSLVCQPLESQRESAEGTSQRCEGCGRGFRATSDITLHWEINTQKKISRCQECQKKLSDCLQGKHPNNCHGEKPYECAECGKVFRLCSQLNQHQRIHTGEKPFKCIECGKAFRLSSKLIQHQRIHTGEKPYRCEECGKAFGQSSSLIHHQRIHTGERPYGCRECGKAFSQQSQLVRHQRTHTGERPYPCKECGKAFSQSSTLAQHQRMHTGEKSQILRASDSPSLAAHQRIHTVEKPFKCDECGKAFRWISRLSQHQLIHTGEKPYKCNKCTKAFGCSSRLIRHQRTHTGEKPFKCDECGKGFVQGSHLIQHQRIHTGEKPYVCNDCGKAFSQSSSLIYHQRIHKGEKPYECLQCGKAFSMSTQLTIHQRVHTGERPYKCNECGKAFSQNSTLFQHQIIHAGVKPYECSECGKAFSRSSYLIEHQRIHTRAQWFYEYGNALEGSTFVSRKKVSTIKKLHQCDDCEKIFRWRSHLIIHQRIHTGEKPYKCNDCGKAFNRSSRLTQHQKIHIG; this is encoded by the exons CAGGATTCCTGGTTTTCAAGCCTGAGCTGATCTCCCGGCTGGAGCAGGGACAGGAACCATGGGTCCTCGACCTGCAGGGAGCAGAGGGGACAGAGGCACCAAAGACCTTCAAGACAG ATTCTACGATTAGGACTGACAATGAGCAGGCCTGTGAGGACATGGACATCCTAAAATCAGAATCCTCTGGGACAATGGTCAGAATCTCTCCACAGGACTTTGCTCAGAATCCTGGCTTTGGAGACGTTTCTGATTCTGAGGTCTGGTTAGGCAGTCATCTGGGCAGTCCTGGACTGAGAGTGACAGGCTCTGTCTTCCAGAATAACTGTTTGAATGAGGAGACTGTGGTTCCCAAGCCCTTCACCAAGGACACTGCCCAGGGAAGTAAGGAGCTGGGAACTAGCAGCCTGGTTTGTCAGCCTCTTGAAAGTCAGAGGGAAAGTGCAGAAGGAACTTCCCAGAGATGCGAGGGATGTGGCAGAGGCTTCAGGGCCACTTCAGACATCACTCTGCATTGGGAAATTAATACACAGAAGAAAATTAGCAGATGTCAGGAATGCCAAAAAAAGTTATCTGACTGCTTGCAGGGGAAACACCCAAATAACTGCCATGGAGAGAAGCCGTACGAATGTGCAGAATGTGGGAAAGTCTTCAGGCTCTGCTCGCAGCTTAATCAGCATCAGAGAATCCACACGGGAGAGAAACCCTTTAAATGCATTGAGTGTGGAAAAGCCTTCCGCCTGAGCTCAAAACTTATTCAGCATCAAAGAATTCACACTGGGGAGAAGCCCTACAGATGTGaggaatgtggaaaagcctttgGTCAGAGCTCAAGCCTCATCCACCATCAGAGAATCCACACAGGAGAGAGGCCCTATGGTTGTCGtgagtgtgggaaagccttcagccAGCAGTCGCAGCTGGTTAGACACCAGAGGACTCACACTGGGGAGAGGCCCTACCCTTGCAAGGAGTGTGGGAAGGCCTTCAGCCAGAGCTCCACTCTAGCCCAGCATCAAAGGATGCATACTGGGGAAAAATCTCAAATTCTGAGAGCCTCAGACAGCCCAAGCCTTGCTGcacatcagagaattcacactgTAGAGAAACCATTTAAGTGTGATGAGTGTGGGAAAGCTTTCAGGTGGATTTCTCGCCTTAGTCAGCATCAACtgattcacactggagagaagccttATAAATGCAACAAGTGTACAAAAGCCTTTGGTTGTAGTTCACGGCTTATTCGCCATCAGAGAActcacactggagaaaaaccaTTTAAATGTGATGAGTGTGGCAAAGGCTTTGTTCAGGGCTCACACCTTATTCAACATCAGCGaatccacactggagagaaaccctatgtgTGTAATGACTGTGGAAAAGCCTTTAGTCAGAGTTCAAGCCTCATTTACCATCAGAGAATCCATaaaggagagaaaccctatgaatgcctccaatgtggaaaagccttcagCATGAGCACACAGCTTACAATACATCAAAGGGTTCACACCGGAGAGAGGCCCTATAAATGTAacgaatgtgggaaagccttcagtcAGAACTCAACCCTTTTCCAACACCAGATAATTCATGCAGGAGTGAAGCCCTATGAGTGCAgtgaatgtggaaaagccttcagCCGGAGCTCATATCTTATTGAACACCAGAGAATACACACTAGGGCCCAGTGGTTTTACGAATATGGGAATGCCCTAGAAGGGTCCACTTTTGTGAGCCGTAAAAAAGTTAGtactataaagaaactgcatcagtgtgatgactgtgagaaaatatttaggTGGCGTTCACATCTAATTAtacatcagagaattcacactgggGAGAAGCCTTATAAATGCAATgactgtggcaaagcttttaatcgGAGCTCAAGGCTTACCCAGCATCAAAAAATTCACATAGGATAG